Proteins from one Mercurialis annua linkage group LG7, ddMerAnnu1.2, whole genome shotgun sequence genomic window:
- the LOC126657484 gene encoding ribosome biogenesis protein BRX1 homolog 2-like encodes MGKKRKHSEAEALATTIEKKDDAAPERPKRTLLGWKDKSEKKETEPEQQEQGFRNKEKVLVTCSRRINYRYRHLMLNVVSLLPHCKKDNKVESKGSKGTTLNELVELKSCSSGLFFECRKHKDLYLWMAKCPSGPSVKFMVNAVHTMEELKLTGNHLKASRPLLTFSANFDKDAHWKLLKEMLLQIFGTPKDHRKSKPYHDHVFVFSIVDDHIWFRNYQISVPHNESDKVIRGGLEKMTLVEVGPRFCLNPIKIFGGSFGGPTLYENPFYISPNQIRAMEKRKKAGKFEKKVKAKTRRKMHEMSNPLEPDEFAEMWRE; translated from the exons ATGGGAAAGAAGAGAAAGCACAGTGAAGCAGAGGCATTGGCGACAACTATTGAAAAGAAAGATGACGCGGCTCCTGAGAGACCTAAGCGAACTCTACTCGGCTGGAAAGACAAATCGGAAAAGAAAGAAACCGAACCTGAACAGCAGGAGCAGGGTTTTAGAAATAAAGAAAAGGTTTTGGTGACTTGCTCTCGCCGTATCAATTACAG GTATCGGCACTTGATGTTGAATGTAGTGTCACTTTTGCCTCATTGTAAGAAGGATAATAAGGTTGAATCCAAGGGTAGTAAAGGCACCACTCTTAATGAATTGGTTGAGCTCAAGAGCTGTTCTTCCGGTTTATTCTTCGAG TGTAGGAAACATAAAGATCTGTATTTATGGATGGCCAAGTGCCCTAGTGGTCCTTCAGTGAAATTTATGGTTAATGCTG TGCACACAATGGAAGAACTAAAGCTCACAGGAAATCATTTAAAAGCTTCAAGGCCTCTCCTAACTTTCTCTGCTAATTTTGATAAAGATGCTCATTGGAAACTCTTGAAGGAGATGCTACTGCAG ATTTTTGGAACACCTAAGGATCATCGAAAATCTAAGCCTTATCACGATCATGTCTTTGTGTTCTCCATTGTTGACGATCATATTTGGTTCCGTAATTATCAG ATATCTGTTCCTCATAATGAATCAGATAAAGTGATCCGAGGAGGCTTGGAAAAGATGACCCTTGTTGAG GTTGGTCCGAGGTTTTGTTTGAATCCTATCAAGATATTTGGTGGAAGCTTTGGTGGCCCAACACTCTATGAGAATCCATTCTACATATCTCCTAACCAG ATTCGAGCGATGGAGAAAAGAAAGAAGGCTGGGAAGTTTGAGAAGAAAGTCAAAGCGAAGACGAGAAGGAAAATGCATGAGATGTCAAATCCTCTGGAACCTGATGAATTTGCAGAAATGTGGAGGGAATAA
- the LOC126656062 gene encoding peptidyl-prolyl cis-trans isomerase FKBP16-3, chloroplastic: MASLLFPVGSASVKSSTSSGRGDGGRVGGLNVRCSNLEMKDIRRREYKKNDDFSIQRRGLIGLVFGSVSSSIMVLVSDNVAKGAGLPPEEKPRLCDQTCEKELENVPMVTTESGLQYKDIKVGAGPSPPIGFQVAANYVAMVPSGQIFDSSLEKGQIYIFRVGSGQVIKGLDEGILSMKAGGKRRIYVPGSLAFPKGLNSAPGRPRVAPNSPVIFDVSLEYIPGLEMEEE, encoded by the exons ATGGCATCGTTACTCTTTCCAGTGG GCTCTGCATCGGTGAAAAGCTCAACCAGCAGCGGCCGCGGCGACGGTGGTAGAGTCGGAGGTTTAAATGTGAGATGCTCCAACTTGGAGATGAAGGATATTAGAAGAAGAGAGTACAAGAAGAACGATGATTTTTCGATTCAGCGTAGGGGTTTGATTGGTCTCGTATTTGGATCGGTTTCGAGCAGCATTATGGTATTAGTATCGGACAATGTTGCCAAAGGAGCAGGGTTACCTCCTGAGGAGAAGCCCAGATTATGTGATCAAACTTGTGAGAAGGAGCTTGAAAAT GTGCCGATGGTAACGACGGAGTCTGGACTGCAATACAAAGATATTAAAGTTGGTGCAGGTCCTAGTCCTCCAATTGGTTTTCAG GTGGCTGCTAATTATGTTGCTATGGTTCCATCTGGACAAATATTTGATAG TTCACTGGAGAAAGGGCAGATCTACATTTTCCGTGTTGGTTCTGGCCAG GTGATCAAGGGACTTGATGAAGGAATTCTGAGTATGAAAGCTGGTGGGAAGCGAAGAATCTATGTTCCAGGATCA CTGGCATTTCCAAAAGGTCTCAATTCAGCTCCCGGAAGGCCAAGGGTGGCTCCAAATAGTCCTGTAATTTTTGACGTCAGTTTGGAATATATTCCCGGCCTTGAAATGGAAGAAGAGTAG
- the LOC126656061 gene encoding syntaxin-132-like isoform X2 produces the protein MNDLLTDSFVGDAKRPSGNDDIEMGMRTSRSNSDMGMEAFNKQIHEVEKQVDRVSGLLKNLKEANEESKSVTKASSMKSIKKRMEKDVDEVSKIGRAVKAKVEAINRDNLANRQKPGCEKGTGIDRARMNVTNSLTKRFKDLMIEFQTLRQKIQNEYREVVERRVITVTGTKPDEETIDNLIETGNSEQIFQKAIQEMGRGQVLNTLEEIQERHDAVKEIEKKLLDLHQIYLDMAVLVEAQGEILDNIESQVTNAVDHVQNGTEALRTAKSLQRKTRKCMMISIILLLLIAIIIVLSIVKPWKKK, from the exons ATGAACGACCTGCTCACG GATTCATTTGTTGGTGATGCCAAAAGGCCTTCTGGCAATGATGATATCGAAATGGGAATGCGAACATCGAGGAGCAACTCTGATATGGGAATGGAAGCTTTCAATAAGCAG ATACACGAGGTTGAGAAGCAGGTTGACAGGGTCTCTGGACTTCTCAAGAACTTGAAG GAAGCTAATGAGGAGTCTAAATCTGTAACAAAGGCGTCTTCCAtgaaat CTATCAAGAAGCGAATGGAGAAAGATGTGGATGAAGTGAGTAAGATTGGACGTGCAGTAAAAGCCAAAGTCGAAGCAATTAACAGAGAT AATTTAGCCAATCGACAGAAACCTGGATGTGAAAAGGGAACTGGTATTGACAGAGCAAGGATGAATGTTACTAA TTCTTTGACAAAGAGGTTCAAGGATTTAATGATTGAGTTTCAG ACCTTAAGACAAAAGATCCAAAATGAGTATCGTGAAGTTGTAGAAAGAAGAGTCATCACAG TTACTGGAACTAAACCAGATGAAGAG ACGATTGACAACCTGATCGAAACTGGCAACAGTGAGCAAATCTTTCAGAAGGCAATTCAAGAAATGGGCCGCGGACAG GTGCTAAATACACTTGAAGAAATCCAGGAGAGGCATGATGCTGTAAAGGAAATAGAGAAAAAGCTTCTCGACCTTCACCAG ATTTACCTTGACATGGCTGTTCTCGTTGAGGCCCAAGGAGAGATCCTAGATAACATTGAAAGCCAG GTGACAAATGCAGTAGATCATGTTCAGAATGGTACGGAGGCTCTTAGAACTGCGAAGAGCTTGCAAAGAAAGACGAGGAAATGCATGATGATTTCCATCATTTTGCTCTTGCTCATTGCTATTATCATTGTCCTCTCCATTGTGAAGCCTTGGAAGAAAAAGTAA
- the LOC126656061 gene encoding syntaxin-132-like isoform X1, with amino-acid sequence MNDLLTDSFVGDAKRPSGNDDIEMGMRTSRSNSDMGMEAFNKQIHEVEKQVDRVSGLLKNLKEANEESKSVTKASSMKSIKKRMEKDVDEVSKIGRAVKAKVEAINRDNLANRQKPGCEKGTGIDRARMNVTNSLTKRFKDLMIEFQTLRQKIQNEYREVVERRVITVTGTKPDEETIDNLIETGNSEQIFQKAIQEMGRGQVLNTLEEIQERHDAVKEIEKKLLDLHQIYLDMAVLVEAQGEILDNIESQVANAVNHVQTGTTALQKAKTLQRNSRKWMCIAIIILLIIVAVIVVGVIKPWKSNKGA; translated from the exons ATGAACGACCTGCTCACG GATTCATTTGTTGGTGATGCCAAAAGGCCTTCTGGCAATGATGATATCGAAATGGGAATGCGAACATCGAGGAGCAACTCTGATATGGGAATGGAAGCTTTCAATAAGCAG ATACACGAGGTTGAGAAGCAGGTTGACAGGGTCTCTGGACTTCTCAAGAACTTGAAG GAAGCTAATGAGGAGTCTAAATCTGTAACAAAGGCGTCTTCCAtgaaat CTATCAAGAAGCGAATGGAGAAAGATGTGGATGAAGTGAGTAAGATTGGACGTGCAGTAAAAGCCAAAGTCGAAGCAATTAACAGAGAT AATTTAGCCAATCGACAGAAACCTGGATGTGAAAAGGGAACTGGTATTGACAGAGCAAGGATGAATGTTACTAA TTCTTTGACAAAGAGGTTCAAGGATTTAATGATTGAGTTTCAG ACCTTAAGACAAAAGATCCAAAATGAGTATCGTGAAGTTGTAGAAAGAAGAGTCATCACAG TTACTGGAACTAAACCAGATGAAGAG ACGATTGACAACCTGATCGAAACTGGCAACAGTGAGCAAATCTTTCAGAAGGCAATTCAAGAAATGGGCCGCGGACAG GTGCTAAATACACTTGAAGAAATCCAGGAGAGGCATGATGCTGTAAAGGAAATAGAGAAAAAGCTTCTCGACCTTCACCAG ATTTACCTTGACATGGCTGTTCTCGTTGAGGCCCAAGGAGAGATCCTAGATAACATTGAAAGCCAG GTCGCGAATGCAGTGAATCATGTCCAGACTGGGACAACTGCACTCCAAAAGGCAAAGACACTTCAGAGAAATTCCAGAAAATGGATGTGCATTGCCATTATTATTCTTTTGATTATAGTAGCTGTTATAGTCGTCGGTGTCATCAAACCTTGGAAGAGTAATAAGGGTGCTTGA